In Nocardioides sp. JQ2195, a genomic segment contains:
- a CDS encoding NADH:flavin oxidoreductase produces the protein MQVDAFRPATLGPVQLRNRIIKAATFEGRTPYGLVTDDLIAFHRELAEGGVGLTTVAYLAVSPEGRTHKQQIVVGGSTAPGLARLAQAVHDAGGRISGQIGHAGPVANGRSNGAHALAASPMPSPLSMQMIRSATARDLARITRAYAATARTLVDAGFDVLEIHMSHSYLLSSFLAPGLNRRRDGWGGSLENRSRLARQIARAVREEVGDAAAVIGKTSLSDGFRGGVTLAEGVELAQMLEADRTLDALQLSGGSSLMNPMYLFRGGVPLREFAAAMPLPVRLGMRTVGSRFLKAYDFEEAYFLDKALEFRKALTMSLVLLGGINRRATIERAMSLGFQYVAMARALLHEPDLVRRLEDERRGVGACIHCNRCMPTIYDPAGTHCPELVDLRG, from the coding sequence ATGCAGGTCGATGCCTTCCGTCCCGCGACGCTGGGACCAGTCCAGCTGCGCAATCGCATCATCAAGGCGGCCACGTTCGAGGGGCGGACCCCCTACGGCCTGGTCACTGATGACCTGATCGCCTTCCACCGCGAGCTGGCCGAGGGTGGTGTCGGGCTCACCACGGTGGCCTATCTCGCCGTCTCACCGGAGGGTCGCACCCACAAGCAGCAGATCGTCGTCGGCGGCTCGACCGCGCCCGGCCTGGCCCGGCTGGCGCAGGCCGTGCACGACGCAGGCGGTCGCATCTCCGGCCAGATCGGTCACGCCGGCCCCGTGGCCAACGGCCGCTCCAACGGAGCGCACGCGCTGGCCGCGAGCCCGATGCCGAGCCCGCTGTCGATGCAGATGATCCGCAGCGCGACGGCGCGCGACCTCGCCCGGATCACCCGTGCGTACGCCGCCACCGCGAGGACCCTGGTCGACGCCGGCTTCGACGTGCTCGAGATCCACATGAGCCACAGCTACCTGCTCTCGTCGTTCCTGGCTCCGGGGCTGAACCGTCGCAGGGACGGATGGGGCGGCTCCCTGGAGAACCGGTCCCGGCTGGCCAGGCAGATCGCCCGCGCCGTGCGCGAGGAGGTGGGTGACGCGGCGGCGGTGATCGGCAAGACCAGCCTCAGTGACGGCTTCCGAGGCGGGGTCACGCTGGCCGAGGGGGTCGAGCTCGCCCAGATGCTCGAGGCGGACCGGACCCTGGATGCCCTGCAGCTGAGCGGTGGCAGCTCCTTGATGAACCCGATGTACCTCTTCCGTGGAGGGGTGCCGCTGCGCGAGTTCGCGGCCGCGATGCCGCTGCCCGTGCGTCTGGGGATGCGCACGGTCGGCTCGAGGTTCCTGAAGGCCTACGACTTCGAGGAGGCCTACTTCCTCGACAAGGCGCTCGAGTTCCGCAAGGCGCTGACCATGTCCCTGGTGCTCCTGGGCGGGATCAACCGGCGCGCCACCATCGAGCGGGCGATGTCGCTCGGCTTCCAGTACGTCGCGATGGCCCGGGCCCTGCTCCACGAGCCGGATCTCGTCCGCCGGCTCGAGGACGAGCGGCGAGGCGTGGGGGCGTGCATCCACTGCAACCGGTGCATGCCCACGATCTACGACCCCGCAGGCACCCACTGCCCGGAGCTGGTCGACCTCCGTGGGTGA
- a CDS encoding ABC transporter permease subunit has translation MKRLLTLAGLAFLPVLVLGVFFVLPVSGMLGEGLWSDGRLTPGAAWEVLRRPRVLRVLWFTVWSASAATVVTLLLGIPTAHVLHRLRLPGRRLLRAAFLVPFVLPTVVVGIAFEQLVRLPALAPLDLDGSPVTIIAAMVFFNLAVVVRTVGSAWEALDPRPGEAAAALGASPWQVFTTATLPALRGSIVSAASVVFLFCSTAFGVVLVLGGLRYATVETEIYLLTTNLFDLPGAAALCLLQLVVVTVLLALAHRARSAPAPVARRAVPPARVTAYDVPALSLAAAGLLLVAVPIGTLVVGALRVDGAWSLANFRALDSAGTGSLVDVSVTEALLNSLRTAVDATWISLLIGGLVAVIVTRRSHSPAERRLRGLLDGFFMLPLGISAVTLGFGFMITLDHPPVDFRESPMLVPMAQALVAMPLVVRTLVPVLAGIDDRQRQAAYSLGASPLRALCTVDLAVVWKPLLAAAGFAFAISLGEFGATSFLARIDHPTLPVLIYRLLGTPGTHNYGMALAASVVLALATATVMFVVERLRVPGVGGF, from the coding sequence GTGAAGCGACTCCTGACCCTTGCCGGGCTGGCGTTCCTGCCAGTCCTGGTGCTCGGTGTCTTCTTCGTGCTGCCGGTCTCGGGGATGCTCGGTGAGGGCCTCTGGTCGGACGGTCGCCTCACCCCGGGTGCAGCCTGGGAGGTGCTCCGGCGCCCGCGCGTGCTGCGGGTGCTGTGGTTCACGGTCTGGTCGGCCAGCGCGGCCACCGTGGTCACGCTGCTGCTGGGCATCCCGACGGCCCACGTCCTCCACCGGCTTCGCCTTCCCGGACGCCGCCTCCTGCGGGCCGCCTTCCTGGTGCCGTTCGTGCTGCCCACGGTCGTGGTCGGCATCGCCTTCGAACAGCTCGTCCGCCTCCCGGCCCTGGCGCCCCTCGACCTCGACGGCTCACCGGTCACGATCATCGCCGCGATGGTGTTCTTCAACCTGGCGGTCGTCGTCCGCACCGTCGGCTCGGCGTGGGAGGCCCTCGACCCGCGCCCCGGTGAGGCCGCCGCCGCGCTCGGTGCCTCGCCGTGGCAGGTCTTCACGACCGCCACCCTCCCGGCGCTGCGTGGCTCGATCGTGTCCGCGGCCAGTGTGGTGTTCCTCTTCTGCTCGACCGCGTTCGGCGTGGTGCTGGTGCTCGGCGGACTCCGCTACGCCACCGTGGAGACGGAGATCTACCTGCTCACCACCAACCTCTTCGACCTGCCGGGCGCGGCTGCGCTGTGCCTCCTGCAGCTGGTGGTGGTCACCGTGCTGCTCGCCCTGGCACACCGGGCGCGCTCGGCGCCGGCGCCGGTCGCGCGGCGTGCGGTTCCTCCCGCCCGGGTCACGGCGTACGACGTCCCCGCGCTGTCGCTGGCCGCGGCCGGGCTGCTGCTGGTCGCGGTGCCGATCGGCACGCTGGTCGTGGGCGCTCTGCGGGTCGACGGCGCGTGGAGCCTCGCCAACTTCCGTGCCCTGGACTCCGCCGGCACCGGCTCGTTGGTCGACGTCAGTGTCACCGAGGCCCTGCTCAACTCGCTGCGCACGGCCGTGGACGCGACATGGATCTCGCTGCTGATCGGTGGGCTGGTCGCCGTGATCGTCACCCGTCGCTCGCACTCGCCGGCCGAGCGTCGCCTCCGCGGCCTGCTGGACGGCTTCTTCATGCTGCCGCTGGGCATCTCCGCGGTGACCCTGGGCTTCGGCTTCATGATCACCCTGGACCATCCGCCGGTCGACTTCCGTGAGTCGCCGATGCTCGTCCCGATGGCGCAGGCCCTGGTCGCCATGCCGCTGGTGGTGCGCACGCTGGTGCCGGTGCTGGCCGGCATCGACGACCGGCAGCGCCAGGCGGCGTACTCCCTGGGCGCCTCACCCCTGCGAGCGCTGTGCACCGTCGACCTGGCCGTGGTGTGGAAGCCGTTGCTGGCCGCCGCCGGCTTCGCGTTCGCGATCTCGCTGGGAGAGTTCGGCGCGACCTCCTTCCTGGCCCGCATCGACCACCCCACGCTCCCGGTGCTGATCTATCGGCTGCTCGGCACGCCGGGAACGCACAACTACGGCATGGCGTTGGCTGCCTCCGTCGTCCTCGCCCTCGCCACGGCGACGGTGATGTTCGTGGTCGAGCGGCTGCGGGTGCCCGGAGTGGGAGGGTTCTGA
- a CDS encoding RNA polymerase sigma-70 factor: MIDPFVEHRNLLFTVAYEMLSSAADAEDVVQETWLRWADVDQSEVRDPRAYLVRIVTRQALNRMRTLERRRETYVGPWLPEPLFTTSDVADDVELADSVSTAMLMVLETLRPTERAVFVLREVFGFEYAEIAAAVDKSEPAVRQIASRAGKHVQARRPRVTPSDDTDAVLERFLTAAGGGDLQALMDVLAPDVVMFSDGGGLKQAALRPITGRDKVLRWLAGVLGKDQGEVSVDTAVVNGQPAVRFFLDGVLDVVGTVRFEAGLVTQMYLVRNPQKLTRAVGDGVRLSR; encoded by the coding sequence GTGATCGATCCCTTCGTCGAGCACCGCAACCTGCTGTTCACCGTCGCCTACGAGATGTTGTCGTCGGCAGCGGACGCGGAGGACGTGGTGCAGGAGACCTGGCTGCGCTGGGCCGACGTCGACCAGTCGGAGGTGCGTGATCCGCGTGCCTACCTGGTGCGCATCGTCACCCGCCAGGCCCTCAACCGGATGCGCACGCTCGAGCGACGCCGGGAGACCTATGTCGGACCGTGGCTGCCGGAGCCCCTGTTCACGACGTCGGACGTGGCCGACGACGTCGAGCTGGCCGACTCGGTCTCGACCGCGATGCTGATGGTGCTCGAGACGCTGAGACCGACCGAACGCGCGGTCTTCGTCCTGCGGGAGGTCTTCGGCTTCGAGTACGCCGAGATCGCGGCCGCCGTCGACAAGTCGGAGCCGGCGGTGCGCCAGATCGCCAGTCGGGCGGGCAAGCACGTGCAGGCGCGCCGCCCCCGCGTGACGCCGTCCGACGACACCGACGCGGTGCTGGAACGCTTCCTCACAGCCGCCGGCGGGGGCGACCTCCAGGCCCTGATGGACGTCCTGGCGCCCGACGTCGTGATGTTCAGCGACGGTGGCGGGCTCAAGCAGGCGGCGTTGCGCCCGATCACCGGTCGCGACAAGGTGCTGCGCTGGCTGGCCGGAGTGCTGGGCAAGGACCAGGGGGAGGTGTCGGTGGACACCGCGGTCGTCAACGGCCAGCCCGCGGTCCGGTTCTTCCTCGACGGGGTGCTCGACGTGGTCGGCACCGTGCGCTTCGAGGCCGGGCTGGTGACGCAGATGTACCTGGTCCGCAACCCGCAGAAGCTGACCCGGGCCGTCGGGGACGGCGTACGCCTCTCCCGTTGA
- a CDS encoding thiamine ABC transporter substrate-binding protein translates to MHSVARTVAAITVTITMAGAASCSLLGEGGGDETSRSSADPSASIEGTTITLVAHDTFASDFPKKLVRQFEQETGATLRIRAGGDAGKLTTSLALDQQNPVGDVAFGVDNTFASRAVDEGVFATYAADLPSGADELQLDGDGADRLAPIDQASVCVNVDTAWFDEKGLEPPASLDDLTEPAYQDLLVAPGASTSSPGLAFLLATIGEYGDDWTGYWKDLIANGVDLTEGWTDAYYGGFTAASKGDRPIVVSYDTSPAFTIDDKTGESTTRALLDTCFRQVEYAGVLENAKNPAGGRAVIDWLLSPEVQAALPDSLYVFPVDDSVQLPQAWAKFAEKPTEPIEVSADDIADHRSEWLTEWTDIISR, encoded by the coding sequence ATGCATTCCGTCGCGCGCACCGTGGCTGCCATCACCGTGACGATCACGATGGCGGGCGCCGCCTCGTGCTCGTTGCTCGGGGAGGGCGGGGGCGACGAGACCAGCCGCTCGTCCGCCGACCCCTCGGCGTCCATCGAGGGCACCACCATCACGCTCGTCGCCCACGACACCTTCGCCTCGGACTTCCCGAAGAAGCTGGTCAGGCAGTTCGAGCAGGAGACCGGGGCGACCCTGCGGATCCGCGCTGGTGGCGACGCCGGGAAGCTGACTACGTCCTTGGCGTTGGACCAGCAGAACCCGGTCGGCGACGTGGCCTTCGGCGTCGACAACACCTTCGCCTCCCGGGCGGTCGACGAGGGCGTCTTCGCGACCTACGCCGCGGACCTTCCCTCCGGTGCCGACGAGCTGCAGCTCGACGGCGACGGTGCCGACAGGCTTGCCCCGATCGACCAGGCGTCCGTGTGCGTCAACGTCGACACCGCCTGGTTCGACGAGAAGGGCCTCGAGCCGCCGGCGTCGCTCGACGACCTCACCGAACCTGCCTACCAGGACCTGCTCGTGGCCCCGGGCGCCTCCACGAGCTCGCCCGGCCTGGCCTTCCTGCTGGCCACCATCGGCGAGTACGGCGACGACTGGACCGGCTACTGGAAGGACCTGATCGCCAACGGCGTCGACCTGACCGAGGGATGGACCGACGCCTACTACGGCGGCTTCACCGCGGCCAGCAAGGGCGATCGACCGATCGTGGTCTCCTACGACACCTCACCGGCGTTCACCATCGACGACAAGACCGGTGAGTCGACCACCAGGGCGTTGCTCGACACCTGCTTCCGCCAGGTCGAGTACGCCGGCGTGCTCGAGAACGCGAAGAACCCAGCCGGTGGCCGGGCGGTCATCGACTGGTTGCTGAGCCCCGAGGTGCAGGCGGCCCTGCCCGACAGCCTCTACGTCTTCCCGGTCGACGACTCGGTCCAGCTTCCGCAGGCCTGGGCGAAGTTCGCCGAGAAGCCGACCGAGCCGATCGAGGTCTCCGCCGACGACATCGCCGACCACCGCAGCGAGTGGCTCACCGAGTGGACCGACATCATCAGCCGATGA
- a CDS encoding ABC transporter ATP-binding protein, translating to MLVLENVRVAYGRNLAVDDVTLELPRGQVLAVLGPSGCGKSTLLRAVAGLERLSAGTISYDGADLAGVPTHKRGFALMFQDGQLFGHRSVGDNVAYPLRIRHRSRSQTSRRVEELLELVGLAGFADRQPATLSGGERQRVALARALAVEPRLLLLDEPLSALDRSLRERLAVDLREILTRAGTTALLVTHDHEEAFAVADRMALMRAGRLVQEGALVDVWEHPVDAEAAKFLGYPTVLSGEAARVILHAAGLDSAGQVALRRSALRVREQGPLSGSVLASRVTPDAVRLEVDVPGVGVVAAVTSEGVAAPGPGATVRLEVARDRLAVVPEAGPRPRFP from the coding sequence ATGTTGGTGCTCGAGAACGTCCGCGTGGCCTACGGCCGGAACCTTGCCGTGGACGACGTCACGCTGGAGCTGCCCCGCGGCCAGGTGCTCGCGGTCCTCGGGCCGTCCGGCTGTGGCAAGTCGACACTGCTGAGGGCCGTGGCGGGCCTCGAGCGGTTGAGCGCCGGCACGATCTCGTACGACGGCGCCGACCTGGCCGGCGTACCCACGCACAAGCGTGGCTTTGCGTTGATGTTCCAGGACGGTCAGCTGTTCGGCCACCGGAGTGTGGGTGACAACGTGGCGTACCCGTTGCGGATCCGGCACCGTTCCCGCAGCCAGACCAGCCGGCGGGTCGAGGAGCTGCTCGAGCTGGTCGGCCTGGCCGGCTTCGCGGATCGCCAGCCGGCCACGCTCTCCGGCGGCGAGCGGCAACGAGTGGCCCTGGCCCGCGCACTGGCCGTCGAGCCTCGGCTCCTGCTGCTCGACGAACCGCTGAGCGCGCTCGACAGGTCACTGCGCGAACGCCTCGCCGTCGACCTGCGCGAGATCCTCACCCGGGCCGGCACCACGGCCCTGCTGGTCACCCACGACCACGAGGAGGCCTTCGCCGTCGCTGATCGGATGGCGCTGATGCGTGCCGGGCGACTGGTCCAGGAGGGTGCGCTGGTCGACGTGTGGGAGCACCCCGTCGATGCCGAGGCGGCGAAGTTCCTCGGTTACCCCACGGTCCTCTCGGGTGAGGCCGCGCGGGTGATCCTCCACGCCGCGGGGCTCGACTCCGCCGGCCAGGTCGCGCTGCGACGCTCGGCGCTCCGGGTCCGCGAGCAGGGCCCGCTGTCCGGCTCGGTGCTGGCCTCACGGGTCACCCCGGACGCCGTACGCCTCGAGGTCGACGTGCCTGGCGTCGGTGTGGTGGCGGCTGTCACATCCGAGGGCGTCGCGGCGCCGGGGCCCGGCGCGACCGTGCGACTGGAGGTTGCTCGGGACCGTCTGGCGGTCGTGCCAGAGGCTGGGCCACGCCCACGGTTCCCCTAG
- a CDS encoding SDR family oxidoreductase — translation MSILDRFSVADHAAVVTGAGRGIGAATAIALAEAGADVLISARHTDQLEAVAEQVRSIGRRALVVPADLTDTDAAAGLAQAAYDEFGRLDIVVNNVGGTIPNAFLDTDVDYLEESFHFNVSTAHALTRAAVPLMLEAPGGQQSIVSISSMMGRTAGRGYLAYGTAKAALAHWTRLAATDLSPRIRVNGIFVGSVMTSALEFVAGVPEMMDQLETRTPLGRVGEAEDVAAGVLYLASRAGQYVTGKLLEIDGGIQQPNLDLGLPDLGLPDPGVPDLGLPGPGVPDLT, via the coding sequence GTGAGCATCCTCGACCGGTTCTCGGTCGCCGACCACGCTGCCGTGGTCACCGGCGCCGGCCGCGGGATCGGCGCAGCCACCGCGATCGCCCTGGCCGAGGCCGGCGCCGACGTCCTCATCTCTGCTCGGCACACCGACCAGCTCGAAGCGGTCGCCGAGCAGGTCCGCAGCATCGGCCGGCGAGCGCTCGTGGTGCCGGCGGACCTGACGGACACCGACGCGGCCGCCGGCCTCGCGCAGGCGGCGTACGACGAGTTCGGGCGCCTCGACATCGTGGTCAACAACGTGGGCGGCACCATCCCGAACGCCTTCCTGGACACGGATGTGGACTACCTGGAGGAGTCGTTCCACTTCAACGTCAGCACCGCCCACGCGCTGACCCGGGCAGCGGTGCCGCTGATGCTCGAAGCTCCCGGCGGGCAGCAGTCGATCGTCAGCATCAGCTCCATGATGGGCCGCACGGCGGGTCGCGGCTACCTCGCCTACGGCACGGCGAAGGCGGCACTGGCCCACTGGACCAGGCTCGCCGCCACCGACCTCTCCCCGCGGATCAGGGTCAACGGGATCTTCGTGGGATCGGTGATGACCAGCGCGCTCGAGTTCGTCGCCGGCGTCCCGGAGATGATGGACCAGCTGGAGACCAGGACGCCGCTGGGCCGCGTGGGGGAGGCGGAGGACGTCGCCGCGGGAGTGCTCTACCTGGCTTCGCGGGCCGGGCAGTACGTCACCGGCAAGCTCCTCGAGATCGACGGAGGCATCCAGCAGCCCAACCTCGATCTCGGGCTGCCGGACCTGGGGCTGCCGGATCCCGGTGTGCCGGACCTGGGGCTGCCGGGTCCCGGTGTGCCGGACCTCACCTGA
- a CDS encoding carboxymuconolactone decarboxylase family protein has product MPSNFRIPKARLDGIYGRMLAAYARRTYGEIPDFAYVLFHHKPLTKALLSFEGKVARLNALDANLKSYAVMATAAKIGCSWCMDFGYFMAHNDGLDEKKLRQVPVWRDSDVFTPLERDVLAYAEAMTATPPEVDDEMVAGLHRQLGAEAIVELTEMISIENLRSRTNAAMGLASQGYADSCELAPLAQ; this is encoded by the coding sequence ATGCCCAGCAACTTCCGGATCCCCAAGGCGCGTCTCGACGGCATCTACGGCCGCATGCTGGCGGCGTACGCGAGGCGAACCTACGGCGAGATCCCCGACTTCGCCTACGTGCTCTTCCACCACAAGCCGCTCACCAAGGCGCTGCTCTCGTTCGAGGGAAAGGTGGCCAGGCTGAACGCTCTGGACGCGAACCTCAAGTCGTACGCCGTGATGGCGACCGCGGCGAAGATCGGGTGCAGCTGGTGCATGGACTTCGGCTACTTCATGGCCCACAACGACGGGCTGGACGAGAAGAAGCTGCGCCAGGTCCCGGTCTGGCGCGACAGCGACGTGTTCACGCCGCTCGAGCGCGACGTGCTGGCCTACGCGGAGGCGATGACCGCGACGCCGCCCGAGGTCGACGACGAGATGGTGGCCGGGCTGCACCGCCAGCTCGGGGCCGAGGCGATCGTCGAGCTGACCGAGATGATCTCGATCGAGAACCTGCGCTCGCGGACCAACGCGGCGATGGGGCTGGCCTCGCAGGGTTACGCCGACAGCTGCGAACTGGCACCGTTGGCCCAGTGA
- a CDS encoding diacylglycerol kinase: protein MSTPPLRVVGWSTGTVGRHVIAGIDRHPDLQLVGVWVSSPEKDGQDAGRLAGLDRDLGITATTDREALLALKPDAIVHTAMTDDRIFESIEDLQAFVAAGINVVSSGPVLLQYPYGALWADALEQLEKACADGAASLHVNGIDPGFANDVLPLVMTSLSQRIDQVRVSEIADYSTYYQPVVMRDIFGFGKPVDADDVMLWQPGILSMGWGSVVRQIAAGLGLTLDEPLTETVDRRPAEVDTRTVSVDIAAGTMGAVRFQVIGRVDGEDKVILEHVTRTAEDQVPEWPTPSEGGGCYRVEITGQPMMKVDFTHRGEDGDHNVSGMVTTAQRLVNSVSSVVAAKPGIVTALDLFHVTGKGLVS from the coding sequence ATGAGCACACCACCCCTGCGCGTCGTCGGCTGGTCCACCGGAACCGTCGGCCGGCACGTGATCGCCGGAATCGACCGTCACCCCGACCTGCAGCTCGTCGGGGTCTGGGTGTCGAGCCCGGAGAAGGACGGGCAGGATGCCGGTCGCCTGGCCGGACTCGACCGCGACCTGGGCATCACCGCCACCACCGACCGGGAGGCGCTCCTCGCCCTGAAGCCCGATGCGATCGTGCACACGGCGATGACCGACGACCGCATCTTCGAGTCGATCGAGGACCTGCAGGCGTTCGTCGCAGCCGGCATCAACGTGGTCTCCAGCGGACCCGTCCTGTTGCAGTACCCCTACGGCGCGCTCTGGGCGGACGCCCTCGAACAGCTCGAGAAGGCCTGCGCCGACGGCGCCGCCAGCCTCCACGTCAACGGCATCGACCCCGGCTTCGCCAACGACGTCCTCCCGCTCGTGATGACCTCCCTGTCCCAGCGCATCGACCAGGTCAGGGTCAGCGAGATCGCCGACTACTCGACCTACTACCAACCCGTGGTGATGCGCGACATCTTCGGCTTCGGCAAGCCCGTCGACGCCGACGACGTGATGCTGTGGCAGCCGGGAATCCTCAGCATGGGTTGGGGATCGGTGGTCCGTCAGATCGCCGCGGGGCTCGGGCTGACCCTCGACGAGCCGCTCACCGAGACCGTCGACCGCCGCCCCGCCGAGGTGGACACCAGGACGGTGAGCGTCGACATCGCCGCAGGCACCATGGGCGCGGTGAGGTTCCAGGTGATCGGACGGGTCGACGGCGAGGACAAGGTGATCCTCGAGCACGTCACGCGGACCGCGGAGGACCAGGTGCCCGAGTGGCCGACCCCGTCCGAGGGCGGCGGTTGCTATCGCGTCGAGATCACCGGCCAGCCGATGATGAAGGTCGACTTCACCCATCGGGGGGAGGACGGCGACCACAACGTCTCGGGCATGGTCACCACCGCCCAACGACTGGTGAACTCGGTCTCCTCCGTCGTCGCCGCCAAGCCCGGGATCGTCACCGCGCTCGACCTCTTCCACGTGACCGGCAAGGGCCTGGTCTCGTGA
- a CDS encoding MBL fold metallo-hydrolase codes for MTDWTEPGAYEVAPGVHRIPLPLPMDGLRAVNVYAIDNGDGLTLVDGGWAIEEARTLLESSLASIDRKVSDITSFLVTHVHRDHYTQAVTVRREFGSHVSLGIGDKPTLDLIHATDVDENPYVPMLRLAGAPDVAKEWADFTADSTPDLSIWEYPDTWLEDDHQLTVGSRTIDAVSTPGHTQGHFVFADVADGLLFAGDHVLPTITPSIGFEPVLADQPLRDFLESLAKVRAMPDLQLLPAHGAVTASSHARVDELIAFHDHRLDLCRAAISDNPGTSYDVAQQLPWTKRDRKLSEMDVFNTALATLETRAHLELLVARGEMTRATIDGARVYSM; via the coding sequence ATGACTGACTGGACGGAGCCCGGCGCCTACGAGGTCGCACCCGGCGTGCACCGCATTCCGCTGCCGCTGCCGATGGACGGGCTGCGCGCGGTCAACGTCTATGCCATCGACAACGGTGACGGACTGACCCTGGTCGACGGTGGCTGGGCGATCGAGGAGGCCCGCACGCTCCTGGAGTCGTCGCTGGCCAGCATCGACCGCAAGGTCTCCGACATCACCTCCTTCCTGGTCACCCACGTGCACCGGGACCACTACACGCAGGCCGTGACCGTCCGGCGTGAGTTCGGCTCCCACGTCTCGCTCGGCATCGGTGACAAGCCGACGCTCGACCTGATCCACGCGACCGACGTCGACGAGAACCCGTACGTCCCGATGCTGCGGCTGGCCGGCGCCCCCGACGTGGCGAAGGAGTGGGCGGACTTCACCGCCGACTCCACGCCGGACCTGTCCATCTGGGAGTACCCCGACACCTGGCTCGAGGACGATCACCAGCTCACGGTGGGGTCGCGGACCATCGACGCGGTCTCGACCCCGGGACACACCCAGGGCCACTTCGTCTTCGCCGACGTCGCCGACGGCCTCCTCTTCGCGGGCGACCACGTGCTGCCCACCATCACGCCGTCCATCGGCTTCGAACCGGTGCTCGCCGACCAGCCGCTGCGCGACTTCCTGGAGTCGTTGGCGAAGGTGCGCGCGATGCCCGACCTGCAGCTGTTGCCGGCCCACGGCGCGGTGACCGCGTCCAGCCACGCCCGCGTCGACGAGCTGATCGCCTTCCACGACCACCGCCTCGACCTGTGTCGGGCCGCGATCTCCGACAACCCGGGCACGTCGTACGACGTGGCGCAGCAGCTCCCGTGGACCAAGCGCGACCGCAAGCTCTCCGAGATGGACGTCTTCAACACGGCGCTGGCCACGCTGGAGACACGGGCACACCTCGAGCTGCTGGTCGCCCGCGGCGAGATGACCCGGGCCACCATCGACGGGGCCCGCGTCTACTCCATGTGA
- a CDS encoding phosphatase PAP2 family protein: MYRRAYVLLIGVASLMGLLAILVTVSVDQKVVDPEGFLGPSWLRLPLLVFGALLLDMLPRTLWLSKMHPKKMWPIVVERWHSHWNRERLTLVVMGLVCFYITYVSYRNLKSALPTVLGVDYKFDRPLHLLDQAIFLGHEPAVVLHNVLGTGITAHFLSLIYLWFLPMVPLVLTAWLIWSKNLSYGYWFATSQCLAWSLGTASYYLLPTLGPGFEYPWLYKNLDNTGASNLMEALSYGRVRVYWSGLDGAVQSVAGFASLHCAITLLVALMAQYTIRVRWVHWLLWINFGITIVATLYFGWHYIADDVAGIAIAVISFYVGGLASGQKFDRHGLASHPTTTTSQIPIDRD; the protein is encoded by the coding sequence GTGTATCGCCGTGCCTATGTCCTCCTGATCGGAGTCGCCTCGTTGATGGGGCTGCTCGCGATCCTCGTGACGGTCAGTGTCGACCAGAAGGTCGTGGACCCTGAGGGCTTCCTCGGTCCCTCTTGGTTGCGACTGCCGCTGCTGGTCTTCGGCGCGCTCCTCCTCGACATGCTGCCGCGCACGCTGTGGCTGTCGAAGATGCACCCGAAGAAGATGTGGCCGATCGTGGTCGAGCGGTGGCACTCGCACTGGAACCGGGAGCGCCTCACCCTCGTGGTGATGGGGCTGGTCTGCTTCTACATCACCTATGTCAGCTACCGGAACCTGAAGTCCGCGCTGCCGACGGTCCTCGGGGTCGACTACAAGTTCGACCGCCCGCTCCACCTGCTCGACCAGGCGATCTTCCTGGGCCACGAACCGGCCGTCGTGCTGCACAACGTGCTCGGCACCGGCATCACCGCACACTTCCTGTCGTTGATCTACCTGTGGTTCCTGCCCATGGTCCCGCTGGTCCTGACCGCGTGGCTGATCTGGTCGAAGAACCTCAGCTACGGCTACTGGTTCGCCACGTCCCAGTGCCTGGCCTGGAGCCTCGGCACGGCGTCGTACTACCTCCTGCCCACGCTCGGCCCGGGCTTCGAGTACCCCTGGCTCTACAAGAACCTCGACAACACCGGGGCCAGCAACCTGATGGAGGCGCTCTCCTACGGTCGCGTGCGCGTCTACTGGTCCGGGCTCGACGGCGCCGTCCAGTCGGTGGCCGGGTTCGCCAGCCTGCACTGTGCGATCACGCTGCTCGTCGCGCTGATGGCGCAGTACACGATCCGGGTGCGCTGGGTGCACTGGCTGCTGTGGATCAACTTCGGGATCACGATCGTGGCCACCCTCTACTTCGGCTGGCACTACATCGCCGACGACGTGGCCGGCATCGCGATTGCGGTGATCTCGTTCTACGTCGGGGGCCTGGCCTCCGGGCAGAAGTTCGACAGACATGGGCTCGCCAGTCATCCGACGACGACGACCTCCCAGATCCCCATCGACCGGGATTGA